ACAATCCTtccccacacatacacatcacAAAACCCTGTTCAGGCAGGGGGCAAGAAGACAGGCGATCAGGACGCAGAAGCTTTTCGCTCGCGCATTTGCCGTGTGAACTACGTTTAAAACAAAGCACAGGAAGTGACGAGTCCCGTGCGCTGCGGACACTGTCAAGCCACGTAACCCGGACATAACCAGGTGTCTCTCTACAACAGCGCTGAGGGCAGCCACTCCCACCCCTCACATACTGTAAAGGCAACCATGTTGAGTCTAATAATCATGATAATTTTAATGTTAACTGCAATCAAATGTGTCGCAATTTGTTGAAACAGCTTTAGTTGACGTTCTAAttcattttcataaaaaaaaaaatgtgtgcgAACGTTCAGGCTTATAACTAGACACTCAAGGAAATAAACACCTAGTGTTCATTTGGTAATTCATAATTAGTCTAATAATTTCACATTTTGAGCTGCATAACCAGAGTGACATACTTGCTAAAAAAAGAGAGGCATTTTCTACATTACAAAGCTTTTGTCTCCCCCTTGTGGTGAGTTACTTGAAATTCACTGTAATGATAATTACCTTCATCACCATGTACAGTActcatgaccctgtactggatatgttgttggaagatggatggatgattcatttaattaaaaatgataagTTTAGCCATATGATTCTTGTTGGGCAAATTTAATCGGATTAATGACGCTAATACATTGTTACAAGGTTATGTTTTGTTCTGACACATGGGCAGCCTGCAGCTTATCATGCTACTCAAATactgatttgtttttgttaagagaGACACCTTTTCCCTTAAGAGAAACACCAGTCCTGTTAGGAATGTTGTCATGCTTTTCTTCAGCTGTGTGTAGATGGATATTGCACCCTTCTTCAAGAAGAACATTCTTGTGGTTCTTTGAGGGTTGGATGAGGTGAAAATGCGTTCAGTGATCTGGAAGGCCATGTTTGACTTCATCATGGTGGACTTGATACCACTCTTGGATTTGGGTAGTGCTGGGGGGTGTTTTCATTGTGGAATTTGAgacaattaaacaaaataaaacagtttTTGCACTGCACAGTGCACCTGGCCTGTAAAATGACTTTATATGTAAAGGCAATGTAACAATCTTTAGACATCTGGGGTTTATCTCAGAGACATAATCTGTCTGAGAGTTCTCAAATTGACAATATGATTGTTaaaacaactgaactaaacaaaTCATTTGGTTTTATTCCAGTTCATTCAGGGCATCCAGCTTTATCAAGCTCCCATTGTGCAGAGAGGCTAAGTTCAGGCTGTCTTATGCAGATGAGTGTTATTCATTGCAAAAGAGGAAGACTATAACAAGAATGTAGATTAGAAAGGGGGGATGATTTCTATACCACAGACTGGCCAATATGGCACAATACTATAGAGTCAGAATTAATTATGGAGTAATTAGCTGCTTTTTAAGAGATTTTATTTGGTTTAactgtaataataaaattaatgtaTGTTTAACAATATCTATTTAAATACAACAacaattgttgttgttgttgttgttattattattcttattactACATGTGTTATTCACCACGAGAGGGCAATATCCATGACATCACTGCTTTGAACTACTCCCAAATAGACACAATCGTGACATGACTTTCAGTTTTGGTTGGAGAGACTATTTCACCCACATCCGACCATTAATTTGTTCAAACTAATATATGCCAGAGTGTGTTCAGAAATGGATTTTCACTGACTGATATGTAGCTTTGACGACATCGGCTCCAGCTTTGTGTGCCCATAATATAATAATTCAGTTTGACAGTAGAATGGTGCACTGGGCCCCATACAGCCCATAAGGGGGGCATGAACTTCAGCTGCCCACTACTGGTACTGAATGCCGTTTTCTCCTCAGCCCACCATGTTAGCGCCACCTATCAGTAACACCGGGTGAGATTCAAGGTAGATATGAACCAGGTCTGCCCCAGTATCTCTATCAGCATTGGGTAGCCATCAAACAGACACATCATTTTAACACATGGAAGTCATTGTAATACAGGGCACCAGACATGTTTTATTAGCATTGAATTGAGGAATGACAAGGGACTTCCGGGACATCACACGTCATTCATGGGGGTCAGGGGGCTGCTGTCAGTTTGCAGGAGAGGTGGGATATCTGCAAAAACCATTCTGGAGATCATGTGTTTCTTGATAGTTTATTAATAGTCTGCATGTTCTGAGCTGACCTTAATACCCCCAGTAAGGCTCTGATGGATTGAGCAGCATTTCTCCTGGACCCTCAATACTGtaataaaattaatcaaaattgttaaatattttactAAACATTTTTCTCAGTGACTCCCTAAACCATTTAAataagaatgaataaataatgggATTCATTACTGAATTCAAATTGTAAATCCAAAGTGTACGGTGTGGATAAACCAGTGACTGGATCTATGATTGTGTATATAAAACAGGGCGACCAGCAGGACAGGAACACAGCAGTAACTATGCCCAGTGTCCTGGTGGATTTTTGCTCCATCTTAGACAGAATGATTCTAGACTTTTCCCGGTTCTCAACAGTAAGAATTGTGACCTGAAGAGAACGGGCTTGTTTATGTGCAATAAGTAGGATTTTCAGGTAGAGGCCAAGCATAAATAACCCTGGGatgaagaaaacaaaaaggGAAGATAATATGCTTGACACCTTGTCTAATAACACAGCACACCTTCCCTCACAGTTTAATTGTGTGAGGGAAACATTGTGAATTGTCAAGCTGTTTAGCTCCATCCCAAAGCCGATGAGGGCAGAAAGAACCCAGCAGCtcaggatcatgcactttgcaACATGAGTTGTGATCAAAGTGTGGTACAGCAGAGGCCGAGAAATAGCAACGTATCGCTCAATGGAAATCaaataaagcataaaaatgGATGCTGCGGTGAGTGAAAAATCTATACTGGAGTGGATCTGACAGAACCAGTCACCCAAATACCAGCAGGTTTCCAGGGAGCGTATCAAGCTAGGCGGCATGACCACTGCCCCCAGGAGGAAGTCGCTCACAGccagggagaggatgaggtAATTGGTGGGAGTGTGCAGCTGTTTGCAGTGGGATATAGTAACAATGACGAGGAGATTTCCCAGCACAGTGAGGAGTATGGTGGCCCCTAATAGAACATACAAAGAGGCTCGTATTGTGGTTGGATAAACAAGCTTTACGCAGGAAGTGTTTGAGGATTCGAAGCAGTAGTGTACATTTTCAGTCTCAGAATGgttgtttttcattgttttatgtTCCAAGGTCAAAAGTAGCCCTGTAACctgcacagaaaaaaatagaatGTGATTTTAATTTGAACATCAATTTAGGTATTTCATTAGAAATTAACTTTCTTTTTATATACTTATAATAGACAGATATATCAAAGACAGATATATTTTACAAGCCACTGAATGAGATTCAGTTGAATTATTTACTGCATATTAATTTAATGACTATTCACTTTCTAACGtgtaaaaataaagttttaactGTGAGCTGTTCAATGGGCGGCAAATCTTACCTTGGCCCTGTAGGGGAACCCTGCCACACTGGAGGAGGCTCTGCAATATATACTCGCGGTTTGGCAGAAACATATTACCCATCATGCCATGCGGCACTCTCTGGGACTGTGGCTTTCCTCACTGGCTTTAATTAACCAATGAAAACATCAGATGTCCAGACACTTGCGCGTCACCTCTGAGGTCTTGTATGTATTTCAAATATGGTGTGATCTTTAATCCACAGTGCATCTGATCGTATTTTAGCTGATGAATAAGGAaagtggatgggtgaatgtatGAATGTTCTCTTGTATTTGCATGAGTTTCCTCTGAGTGCTCTGGTCTTTGCCCGCACGTTTTTGCCCGCAGTGTCTGTCtgttctgtgatggactggcatcccatactgGGTGCTTCCTGCCTCGTACCCTGTGCCTCCTGACAAAGGCCCCAGGCCCGCTGAGACCCTGAGGAATGTAAGTAATCCAAACATTTCCTGGATTTGGTCTGTGTGGTGGGTTATTATTAATAGAACACCATTACATAAACTGCCACGCCACAGTTTTAGTGCAGCCAGAGTCTGTCTAAGCATATGTGGCGCCCGAGGCGGCCTTAGGCCTCAGAAGACGGCGCCCTAGGCGGGTTTAGGCCTCAGAAGACGGCGTCCTAGGCGGCCTTAGGCCTCAGAAGACGGCGTCCTAGGCGGCCTTAGGCCTCAGAAGACGGCGCCCTAGGCAGCGTTAGGCCTCAGAAGACGGCGCCCTAGGCGGGTTTAGGCCTCAGAAGACGGCGCCCTAGGCGGCTTTAGGCCTCAGCAGTCGGCGCCCTAGGCGGCTTTAGGCCTCAACAGACGGCGCCCTAGGCGGGTTTAGGCCTCAGAAGACGGCGCCCTAGGCGGGTTTAGGACTCAGAAGACGGCGTCCCAGGCGGCGTTAGGCCTCAGAAGACGGCGTCCCAGGCGGCGTTAGGCCTCAGAAGACGGCGCCCGAGGCGGCCTTAGGCCTCAGAAGACGGCGCCCTAGGCGGCCTTAGGCCTCAGAAGACGGCGCCCTAGGCGGCCTTAGGCCTCAGCAGACGGCGCCCTAGGCGGCCTTAGGCCTCAGAAGACGGCGCCCTAGGCGGCCTTAGGCCTCAACAGACGGCGCCCTAGGCGGCCTTAGGCCTCAGAAGACGGCGCCCTAGGCGGCCTTAGGCCTCAGAAGACGGCGCCCTAGGCGGCTTTTGGCCTCAGCAGACGGCGCCTTAGGCGGCTTTTGGCCTCAGAAGACGGCGCCCTAGGCGGCGTTAGGCCTCAGAAGACGGCGCCCTAGGCGGCTTTTGGCCTCAGCAGACGGTGCCCTAGGCGGCCTTAGGCCTCAGAAGACGGCGCCCTAGGCGGCGTTAGGCCTCAGAAGACGGCGCCCTAGGCGGCCTTAGGCCTCAGAAGACGGCACCCTAGGCGGCTTTTGGCCTCAGTAGATGTTGCACTAGGCGGCTTTAGGCCTCAGTAGATGTTGCACTAGGCGGCTTTAGGTCTCAGTAGATGTTGCACTAGGCGGCTTTAGGCCTCAGTAGATGTTGCACTAGGCGGCCGCCTGTCACCCAGTGTGTTGAAAGGCACTGAGTACAACTAATGCATGAAATATCTGTATATGAAACAATACTGTAAAAGATCAAATACTGAGTGTTAGAGTTTGAAACACCTGTGTCTAATGTTCATAGTACCATAGGACAGCTGAAATTGAATGAACTTCAAACATGTCATTATTTACTGATCGTGACCGTGTAGGCcaagggtggccaatcttatccgcaaagggccggtgtgcttgcaggttttcgctgcaactccctaattaggtcactaattagaggactgattggctgaagggtcctcacacctgggtttgaccagctgacctaaaggttatcccaaaaacctgcatacacaccggccctttgcggataagagaTAAGATTGCCCCCCCCTGGTGTAGGCCTACTGAGTAAGTCAGAGGCCTGCATTCCTGTGGATCCTCTCATAGACTGCTGGTCAGGACAAATGTTCATTTCTGAATGCAGGAACAGGCATGAAGTGACCGATATGTCTGCAGGAACGGAGAAATGACTCCTGGGATCCTgcaaaaaagattaaaatacGCAGTCCTCAtgtatgtttttgttatatGATTAAACTGTTAAATGTGTTTGTAAGTGAACAGAAAGTTACATTGAAAATTTCAATGAATAAGAGAAAAATAGGCGAAACTACAACCTCATTATATTGAAGcactttgtttaatttaattatttgctTTATTGAAGTTGTTTAATCCAGATTACATTTTTCAGACCATCTTGTAATGCTTTGACTATAAAGATCCCTGTTCCTGATTCAGGGTTCGGCTGTACAGCTTGTAGTGTCTGTAGCAGTCTGTCAGTGTAAGGGTTCACCACTCTGTCCTCCTGTTTTTACTGCAGCTTTCAAACAAGGCTGCTTGCTCTGCTCTGCAGGTACAAGCATCAGTACATAAGCAGCCAGCTGGCCTTAGTCCCTCACAGGTTTTTATCCAGTAAATATCAAATGAGTTTTTGTTCCTGGTATTTTTTACTCTGATTTATAATGTCATTATTTCAGCCTGAAGGGATGTACCTGTCCAATGTTTGGGTGCTTTGGGGCAACTATTTTGATATAAATTATGAGAATGGCACTGAACGTAAGTGTCACCATTCAATCACAATTTTACACTGACATTTTCTTACTGAAAATTAAGAAGATCCAAATTAAACAGGAGAGAAAAATGGGGAAAATCAGTTTGAATCAGGAGCCACGTATAGAATATATTATATACAAGTTATATAGCAGTGTTTCGTTTGCAATAAACAACAATTATTAAAAATCACTCCATCTGTGCCCCAACGTTAAAGGCAGATAGCCAGTATAGATCATTACCAGATACAGGAGTCGGTATTAGAGGTGCAGAAACATCGATGTgggaaatgagaaaaaaattgaCAGAAACCTCAATCACACTATAGATTGACCAGTatttcacctgtgccctcaataataaaattaatcagAAAGGTAAAATATTTTACTAAAAGCTTTTCTCAGTGACTcccaaaaccatttaaataagaATGAATAAATTATGGGATTCATTCCTGAATTTAAATAGTAAATCCAAAGAAGAATGTCATACATGTACGGTGTGGATGAATCAGTGACTGGATCTATGATTATGTATATAAAACCGGGCGACCAGCAGGACAGGTACACAGCAGTAACTATGCCCAGTGTCCTGGTGGATTTTTGCTCCATCTTAGACAGAATGATTCTAGTTTTTTCATGGATCCTGTTAGTAAGAATTGTGACTTGAAGAGAACGGGCTTGTTTATGTGCAATAACTAGGATTTTCAGGTAGAGGCCAAGCATAAATAACCCTGGgatgaagaaaagaaaaagggaaGATAATATGCTTGACACCTTGTCTTGTATCACAGTACACCTTCCCTCACAGTTTATTTGTGTAAGGTAAAAATTCTGAATTGTCATGCTGTTTAGCTCCACCACAAAGCCGATGAGGGCAGAAAGAACCCAGCAGCtcaggatcatgcactttgcaACACGAGCTGTGATCAAAGCGTGGTACAGCAAAGGCCGAGAAACAGCAACTTATCGCTCAATAGAAATCAAATAAAGCATAAAAATTGATGCTGCACTAAGTGATATGTCTATACTGCTGTGGAGCATACAGAACCAGTCACCCAAATACCAGCAGGTTTCCAGGGAGCGTATCAAGCTAGGCGGCATGACCACTGCCCCCAGGAGGAAGTCGCTCACAGccagggagaggatgaggtAATTGGTGGGAGTGTGCAGCTGTTTGCAGTGGGATATAGTAACAATGATGAGGAGATTTCCCAGCACAGTGAGGAGTATGGTGGCCCCTAATAGAACATA
This window of the Paramormyrops kingsleyae isolate MSU_618 chromosome 19, PKINGS_0.4, whole genome shotgun sequence genome carries:
- the LOC140580990 gene encoding trace amine-associated receptor 1-like; translation: MKNNHSETENVHYCFESSNTSCVKLVYPTTIRASLYVLLGATILLTVLGNLLVIVTISHCKQLHTPTNYLILSLAVSDFLLGAVVMPPSLIRSLETCWYLGDWFCQIHSSIDFSLTAASIFMLYLISIERYVAISRPLLYHTLITTHVAKCMILSCWVLSALIGFGMELNSLTIHNVSLTQLNCEGRCAVLLDKVSSILSSLFVFFIPGLFMLGLYLKILLIAHKQARSLQDTLGRKKGKATPSKVERKATKTLAIVMGIFLSCWIPFFICNIIDPIIDYSTPPVLFDMLVWIGYLNSTFNPIVYAFFYTWFRKAFKMIILCKIFQQASSTINLFTD